A single region of the Calonectris borealis unplaced genomic scaffold, bCalBor7.hap1.2 HAP1_SCAFFOLD_77, whole genome shotgun sequence genome encodes:
- the LOC142076641 gene encoding uncharacterized protein LOC142076641 isoform X2, with protein MEGCCTVAVGLELSSLFPTLLQLSTKDVVSIWDAVSAYILGQLKLDKGVLVTGLGTFAMVQEQFHGEGEVYVVRRPVFRLDVDALRLQELAFPTVVIPGDVKIKPLNYKWLSQATSFPRHVVKNCVQETVLLYSFQLRNRQRLAFAFKGIGVLSCKDDVLCMRFYYDCVTGLASKASRIALLRTRLWMPGAAVSSGATTARETQAAPAHAFPRFQFLVIRGAVAKGFSTWHEKAAEKHKIRRGTGAGPCCPGAEGHPDKLLQRRVKLSLPVLPSQGPGTRQQDMGKETSASVLPPCPGSSPRTKEAGRQEPAPPARPTAALPSSEGCRRALQEVWQLSAEWEQVKTGWQERRQQAQAEWAAWEAWSAGEDRQPPQALGTGGAWTPHPPAQPRGKEVNERWRKAENPLPAEEMAAAAQLKRLQPDHLSPRAVQVLRRLEPHQARRNIFKHVAENNRRHQEQQRQLPCTRCQYHSRGEGAGAAAVAAAVSKGAGRLLSCRDPPINTK; from the exons ATGGAGGGCTGCTGCACCGTGGCCGTCGGCTTGGAGCTGAGCAGCTTGTTCCCCacactcctgcagctctccaccaAGG ATGTTGTGTCTATCTGGGATGCTGTGTCTGCGTACATCCTGGGACAGCTGAAGCTGGACAAG GGTGTCCTGGTCACAGGACTCGGGACCTTCGCTATGGTCCAAGAGCAATTCCACGGCGAAGGAGAGGTGTATGTGGTCCGAAGACCCGTCTTCCGGCTGGACGTGGATGCGTTACGTCTGCAGGAGCTCGCGTTCCCCACAGTGGTTATCCCTG GCGATGTCAAGATCAAGCCACTGAACTACAAGTGGCTATCGCAAGCCACCTCCTTCCCGCGGCACGTGGTGAAGAACTGTGTGCAAGAGACCGTACTCTTGTACTCtttccagctgaggaacaggCAGCGCCTCGCCTTCGCCTTCAAGGGCATTGGCGTTCTGTCCTGCAAAGACGACGTCCTGTGCATGCGGTTTTATTACGACTGCGTCACAGGGCTGGCGAGCAAGGCCAGCCGGATTGCACTGCTTCGCACT AGGCTGTGGATGCCAGGTGCAGCTGTCTCCAGTGGAGCCACCACCGCTCGGGAgacacaggctgctcctgcccacgCGTTCCCAAG gTTTCAGTTCCTGGTGATCCGCGGAGCAGTGGCCAAGGGTTTCTCCACCTGGCACgagaaggctgcagaaaagcacaagatCAGAAGAGGCACGGGAGCGGGTCCCTGCTGTCCAG gtgCAGAGGGGCATCCTGACAAGCTGCTGCAGAGGCGGGTGAAGCTTTCCCTCCCCGTGCTGCCAAGCCAGGGGCCAGGCACAAGGCAGCaagacatggggaaggagacTTCTGCCAG TGTGCTCCCCCCATGTCCGGGCAGCTCCCCCAGGacgaaggaggcaggcaggcaggagccagctcctccagccaggcCCACCGCTGCACTCCCGTcctctgaaggctgcaggagagcGTTGCAG GAGGTCTGGCAGCtgtctgcagagtgggagcaagTGAAGACCGGGTGGCAAGAGCGGCGACAGCAAGCCCAGGCAGAATGGGCGGCGTGGGAAGCCTGGTCTGCAGGGGAGGACCGACAGCCGCCCCAG GCACTCGGCACTGGAGGCGCTTGGACTCCCCACCCTCCCGCCCAGCCCAGGGGAAAGGAGGTcaacgagaggtggaggaaggctgaaaaccctctcccagcagaggagatggcagcagcagcccagctgaagaGACTCCAGCCTGA CCACCTTTCCCCACGAGCGGTCCAGGTCCTCAGAAGGCTGGAGCCGCATCAGGCACGGAGGAACATATTCAAGCACGTCGCTGAGAACAACAGGCGGCAtcaagagcagcagaggcagctccccTG cACTAGATGCCAGTaccacagcagaggggaaggtgccGGAGCGGCGGCTGTGGCAGCGGCTGTTAGCAAAGGGGCTGGGAGGCTTCTCAGCTGCCGAGATCCacctataaatacaaaataa
- the LOC142076641 gene encoding uncharacterized protein LOC142076641 isoform X5: MVQEQFHGEGEVYVVRRPVFRLDVDALRLQELAFPTVVIPGDVKIKPLNYKWLSQATSFPRHVVKNCVQETVLLYSFQLRNRQRLAFAFKGIGVLSCKDDVLCMRFYYDCVTGLASKASRIALLRTRLWMPGAAVSSGATTARETQAAPAHAFPRFQFLVIRGAVAKGFSTWHEKAAEKHKIRRGTGAGPCCPGAEGHPDKLLQRRVKLSLPVLPSQGPGTRQQDMGKETSASVLPPCPGSSPRTKEAGRQEPAPPARPTAALPSSEGCRRALQEVWQLSAEWEQVKTGWQERRQQAQAEWAAWEAWSAGEDRQPPQALGTGGAWTPHPPAQPRGKEVNERWRKAENPLPAEEMAAAAQLKRLQPDHLSPRAVQVLRRLEPHQARRNIFKHVAENNRRHQEQQRQLPCTRCQYHSRGEGAGAAAVAAAVSKGAGRLLSCRDPPINTK, encoded by the exons ATGGTCCAAGAGCAATTCCACGGCGAAGGAGAGGTGTATGTGGTCCGAAGACCCGTCTTCCGGCTGGACGTGGATGCGTTACGTCTGCAGGAGCTCGCGTTCCCCACAGTGGTTATCCCTG GCGATGTCAAGATCAAGCCACTGAACTACAAGTGGCTATCGCAAGCCACCTCCTTCCCGCGGCACGTGGTGAAGAACTGTGTGCAAGAGACCGTACTCTTGTACTCtttccagctgaggaacaggCAGCGCCTCGCCTTCGCCTTCAAGGGCATTGGCGTTCTGTCCTGCAAAGACGACGTCCTGTGCATGCGGTTTTATTACGACTGCGTCACAGGGCTGGCGAGCAAGGCCAGCCGGATTGCACTGCTTCGCACT AGGCTGTGGATGCCAGGTGCAGCTGTCTCCAGTGGAGCCACCACCGCTCGGGAgacacaggctgctcctgcccacgCGTTCCCAAG gTTTCAGTTCCTGGTGATCCGCGGAGCAGTGGCCAAGGGTTTCTCCACCTGGCACgagaaggctgcagaaaagcacaagatCAGAAGAGGCACGGGAGCGGGTCCCTGCTGTCCAG gtgCAGAGGGGCATCCTGACAAGCTGCTGCAGAGGCGGGTGAAGCTTTCCCTCCCCGTGCTGCCAAGCCAGGGGCCAGGCACAAGGCAGCaagacatggggaaggagacTTCTGCCAG TGTGCTCCCCCCATGTCCGGGCAGCTCCCCCAGGacgaaggaggcaggcaggcaggagccagctcctccagccaggcCCACCGCTGCACTCCCGTcctctgaaggctgcaggagagcGTTGCAG GAGGTCTGGCAGCtgtctgcagagtgggagcaagTGAAGACCGGGTGGCAAGAGCGGCGACAGCAAGCCCAGGCAGAATGGGCGGCGTGGGAAGCCTGGTCTGCAGGGGAGGACCGACAGCCGCCCCAG GCACTCGGCACTGGAGGCGCTTGGACTCCCCACCCTCCCGCCCAGCCCAGGGGAAAGGAGGTcaacgagaggtggaggaaggctgaaaaccctctcccagcagaggagatggcagcagcagcccagctgaagaGACTCCAGCCTGA CCACCTTTCCCCACGAGCGGTCCAGGTCCTCAGAAGGCTGGAGCCGCATCAGGCACGGAGGAACATATTCAAGCACGTCGCTGAGAACAACAGGCGGCAtcaagagcagcagaggcagctccccTG cACTAGATGCCAGTaccacagcagaggggaaggtgccGGAGCGGCGGCTGTGGCAGCGGCTGTTAGCAAAGGGGCTGGGAGGCTTCTCAGCTGCCGAGATCCacctataaatacaaaataa
- the LOC142076641 gene encoding uncharacterized protein LOC142076641 isoform X4, with protein sequence MGDGDVVSIWDAVSAYILGQLKLDKGVLVTGLGTFAMVQEQFHGEGEVYVVRRPVFRLDVDALRLQELAFPTVVIPGDVKIKPLNYKWLSQATSFPRHVVKNCVQETVLLYSFQLRNRQRLAFAFKGIGVLSCKDDVLCMRFYYDCVTGLASKASRIALLRTRLWMPGAAVSSGATTARETQAAPAHAFPRFQFLVIRGAVAKGFSTWHEKAAEKHKIRRGTGAGPCCPGAEGHPDKLLQRRVKLSLPVLPSQGPGTRQQDMGKETSASVLPPCPGSSPRTKEAGRQEPAPPARPTAALPSSEGCRRALQEVWQLSAEWEQVKTGWQERRQQAQAEWAAWEAWSAGEDRQPPQALGTGGAWTPHPPAQPRGKEVNERWRKAENPLPAEEMAAAAQLKRLQPDHLSPRAVQVLRRLEPHQARRNIFKHVAENNRRHQEQQRQLPCTRCQYHSRGEGAGAAAVAAAVSKGAGRLLSCRDPPINTK encoded by the exons atgggagatggag ATGTTGTGTCTATCTGGGATGCTGTGTCTGCGTACATCCTGGGACAGCTGAAGCTGGACAAG GGTGTCCTGGTCACAGGACTCGGGACCTTCGCTATGGTCCAAGAGCAATTCCACGGCGAAGGAGAGGTGTATGTGGTCCGAAGACCCGTCTTCCGGCTGGACGTGGATGCGTTACGTCTGCAGGAGCTCGCGTTCCCCACAGTGGTTATCCCTG GCGATGTCAAGATCAAGCCACTGAACTACAAGTGGCTATCGCAAGCCACCTCCTTCCCGCGGCACGTGGTGAAGAACTGTGTGCAAGAGACCGTACTCTTGTACTCtttccagctgaggaacaggCAGCGCCTCGCCTTCGCCTTCAAGGGCATTGGCGTTCTGTCCTGCAAAGACGACGTCCTGTGCATGCGGTTTTATTACGACTGCGTCACAGGGCTGGCGAGCAAGGCCAGCCGGATTGCACTGCTTCGCACT AGGCTGTGGATGCCAGGTGCAGCTGTCTCCAGTGGAGCCACCACCGCTCGGGAgacacaggctgctcctgcccacgCGTTCCCAAG gTTTCAGTTCCTGGTGATCCGCGGAGCAGTGGCCAAGGGTTTCTCCACCTGGCACgagaaggctgcagaaaagcacaagatCAGAAGAGGCACGGGAGCGGGTCCCTGCTGTCCAG gtgCAGAGGGGCATCCTGACAAGCTGCTGCAGAGGCGGGTGAAGCTTTCCCTCCCCGTGCTGCCAAGCCAGGGGCCAGGCACAAGGCAGCaagacatggggaaggagacTTCTGCCAG TGTGCTCCCCCCATGTCCGGGCAGCTCCCCCAGGacgaaggaggcaggcaggcaggagccagctcctccagccaggcCCACCGCTGCACTCCCGTcctctgaaggctgcaggagagcGTTGCAG GAGGTCTGGCAGCtgtctgcagagtgggagcaagTGAAGACCGGGTGGCAAGAGCGGCGACAGCAAGCCCAGGCAGAATGGGCGGCGTGGGAAGCCTGGTCTGCAGGGGAGGACCGACAGCCGCCCCAG GCACTCGGCACTGGAGGCGCTTGGACTCCCCACCCTCCCGCCCAGCCCAGGGGAAAGGAGGTcaacgagaggtggaggaaggctgaaaaccctctcccagcagaggagatggcagcagcagcccagctgaagaGACTCCAGCCTGA CCACCTTTCCCCACGAGCGGTCCAGGTCCTCAGAAGGCTGGAGCCGCATCAGGCACGGAGGAACATATTCAAGCACGTCGCTGAGAACAACAGGCGGCAtcaagagcagcagaggcagctccccTG cACTAGATGCCAGTaccacagcagaggggaaggtgccGGAGCGGCGGCTGTGGCAGCGGCTGTTAGCAAAGGGGCTGGGAGGCTTCTCAGCTGCCGAGATCCacctataaatacaaaataa
- the LOC142076641 gene encoding uncharacterized protein LOC142076641 isoform X3, whose product MRSKSTSDSWDSHDESRGRRRCRGPGWDNASEGVLVTGLGTFAMVQEQFHGEGEVYVVRRPVFRLDVDALRLQELAFPTVVIPGDVKIKPLNYKWLSQATSFPRHVVKNCVQETVLLYSFQLRNRQRLAFAFKGIGVLSCKDDVLCMRFYYDCVTGLASKASRIALLRTRLWMPGAAVSSGATTARETQAAPAHAFPRFQFLVIRGAVAKGFSTWHEKAAEKHKIRRGTGAGPCCPGAEGHPDKLLQRRVKLSLPVLPSQGPGTRQQDMGKETSASVLPPCPGSSPRTKEAGRQEPAPPARPTAALPSSEGCRRALQEVWQLSAEWEQVKTGWQERRQQAQAEWAAWEAWSAGEDRQPPQALGTGGAWTPHPPAQPRGKEVNERWRKAENPLPAEEMAAAAQLKRLQPDHLSPRAVQVLRRLEPHQARRNIFKHVAENNRRHQEQQRQLPCTRCQYHSRGEGAGAAAVAAAVSKGAGRLLSCRDPPINTK is encoded by the exons ATGAGGTCAAAAAGCACATCAGACAGCTGGGACAGTCAcgatgagagcagagggagaaggaggtgcaGGGGACCCGGCTGGGACAATGCTTCCGAG GGTGTCCTGGTCACAGGACTCGGGACCTTCGCTATGGTCCAAGAGCAATTCCACGGCGAAGGAGAGGTGTATGTGGTCCGAAGACCCGTCTTCCGGCTGGACGTGGATGCGTTACGTCTGCAGGAGCTCGCGTTCCCCACAGTGGTTATCCCTG GCGATGTCAAGATCAAGCCACTGAACTACAAGTGGCTATCGCAAGCCACCTCCTTCCCGCGGCACGTGGTGAAGAACTGTGTGCAAGAGACCGTACTCTTGTACTCtttccagctgaggaacaggCAGCGCCTCGCCTTCGCCTTCAAGGGCATTGGCGTTCTGTCCTGCAAAGACGACGTCCTGTGCATGCGGTTTTATTACGACTGCGTCACAGGGCTGGCGAGCAAGGCCAGCCGGATTGCACTGCTTCGCACT AGGCTGTGGATGCCAGGTGCAGCTGTCTCCAGTGGAGCCACCACCGCTCGGGAgacacaggctgctcctgcccacgCGTTCCCAAG gTTTCAGTTCCTGGTGATCCGCGGAGCAGTGGCCAAGGGTTTCTCCACCTGGCACgagaaggctgcagaaaagcacaagatCAGAAGAGGCACGGGAGCGGGTCCCTGCTGTCCAG gtgCAGAGGGGCATCCTGACAAGCTGCTGCAGAGGCGGGTGAAGCTTTCCCTCCCCGTGCTGCCAAGCCAGGGGCCAGGCACAAGGCAGCaagacatggggaaggagacTTCTGCCAG TGTGCTCCCCCCATGTCCGGGCAGCTCCCCCAGGacgaaggaggcaggcaggcaggagccagctcctccagccaggcCCACCGCTGCACTCCCGTcctctgaaggctgcaggagagcGTTGCAG GAGGTCTGGCAGCtgtctgcagagtgggagcaagTGAAGACCGGGTGGCAAGAGCGGCGACAGCAAGCCCAGGCAGAATGGGCGGCGTGGGAAGCCTGGTCTGCAGGGGAGGACCGACAGCCGCCCCAG GCACTCGGCACTGGAGGCGCTTGGACTCCCCACCCTCCCGCCCAGCCCAGGGGAAAGGAGGTcaacgagaggtggaggaaggctgaaaaccctctcccagcagaggagatggcagcagcagcccagctgaagaGACTCCAGCCTGA CCACCTTTCCCCACGAGCGGTCCAGGTCCTCAGAAGGCTGGAGCCGCATCAGGCACGGAGGAACATATTCAAGCACGTCGCTGAGAACAACAGGCGGCAtcaagagcagcagaggcagctccccTG cACTAGATGCCAGTaccacagcagaggggaaggtgccGGAGCGGCGGCTGTGGCAGCGGCTGTTAGCAAAGGGGCTGGGAGGCTTCTCAGCTGCCGAGATCCacctataaatacaaaataa
- the LOC142076641 gene encoding uncharacterized protein LOC142076641 isoform X1: MLWETVSKALLKSRNRIEQQKGGRTRGPMRSKSTSDSWDSHDESRGRRRCRGPGWDNASEGVLVTGLGTFAMVQEQFHGEGEVYVVRRPVFRLDVDALRLQELAFPTVVIPGDVKIKPLNYKWLSQATSFPRHVVKNCVQETVLLYSFQLRNRQRLAFAFKGIGVLSCKDDVLCMRFYYDCVTGLASKASRIALLRTRLWMPGAAVSSGATTARETQAAPAHAFPRFQFLVIRGAVAKGFSTWHEKAAEKHKIRRGTGAGPCCPGAEGHPDKLLQRRVKLSLPVLPSQGPGTRQQDMGKETSASVLPPCPGSSPRTKEAGRQEPAPPARPTAALPSSEGCRRALQEVWQLSAEWEQVKTGWQERRQQAQAEWAAWEAWSAGEDRQPPQALGTGGAWTPHPPAQPRGKEVNERWRKAENPLPAEEMAAAAQLKRLQPDHLSPRAVQVLRRLEPHQARRNIFKHVAENNRRHQEQQRQLPCTRCQYHSRGEGAGAAAVAAAVSKGAGRLLSCRDPPINTK; encoded by the exons atgctgtgggagacagtgtcaaaggccttactgaagtccag GAACAGGATtgaacagcagaagggaggcaggacgaGAGGACCCATGAGGTCAAAAAGCACATCAGACAGCTGGGACAGTCAcgatgagagcagagggagaaggaggtgcaGGGGACCCGGCTGGGACAATGCTTCCGAG GGTGTCCTGGTCACAGGACTCGGGACCTTCGCTATGGTCCAAGAGCAATTCCACGGCGAAGGAGAGGTGTATGTGGTCCGAAGACCCGTCTTCCGGCTGGACGTGGATGCGTTACGTCTGCAGGAGCTCGCGTTCCCCACAGTGGTTATCCCTG GCGATGTCAAGATCAAGCCACTGAACTACAAGTGGCTATCGCAAGCCACCTCCTTCCCGCGGCACGTGGTGAAGAACTGTGTGCAAGAGACCGTACTCTTGTACTCtttccagctgaggaacaggCAGCGCCTCGCCTTCGCCTTCAAGGGCATTGGCGTTCTGTCCTGCAAAGACGACGTCCTGTGCATGCGGTTTTATTACGACTGCGTCACAGGGCTGGCGAGCAAGGCCAGCCGGATTGCACTGCTTCGCACT AGGCTGTGGATGCCAGGTGCAGCTGTCTCCAGTGGAGCCACCACCGCTCGGGAgacacaggctgctcctgcccacgCGTTCCCAAG gTTTCAGTTCCTGGTGATCCGCGGAGCAGTGGCCAAGGGTTTCTCCACCTGGCACgagaaggctgcagaaaagcacaagatCAGAAGAGGCACGGGAGCGGGTCCCTGCTGTCCAG gtgCAGAGGGGCATCCTGACAAGCTGCTGCAGAGGCGGGTGAAGCTTTCCCTCCCCGTGCTGCCAAGCCAGGGGCCAGGCACAAGGCAGCaagacatggggaaggagacTTCTGCCAG TGTGCTCCCCCCATGTCCGGGCAGCTCCCCCAGGacgaaggaggcaggcaggcaggagccagctcctccagccaggcCCACCGCTGCACTCCCGTcctctgaaggctgcaggagagcGTTGCAG GAGGTCTGGCAGCtgtctgcagagtgggagcaagTGAAGACCGGGTGGCAAGAGCGGCGACAGCAAGCCCAGGCAGAATGGGCGGCGTGGGAAGCCTGGTCTGCAGGGGAGGACCGACAGCCGCCCCAG GCACTCGGCACTGGAGGCGCTTGGACTCCCCACCCTCCCGCCCAGCCCAGGGGAAAGGAGGTcaacgagaggtggaggaaggctgaaaaccctctcccagcagaggagatggcagcagcagcccagctgaagaGACTCCAGCCTGA CCACCTTTCCCCACGAGCGGTCCAGGTCCTCAGAAGGCTGGAGCCGCATCAGGCACGGAGGAACATATTCAAGCACGTCGCTGAGAACAACAGGCGGCAtcaagagcagcagaggcagctccccTG cACTAGATGCCAGTaccacagcagaggggaaggtgccGGAGCGGCGGCTGTGGCAGCGGCTGTTAGCAAAGGGGCTGGGAGGCTTCTCAGCTGCCGAGATCCacctataaatacaaaataa